From Anopheles coluzzii chromosome 3, AcolN3, whole genome shotgun sequence, the proteins below share one genomic window:
- the LOC120957508 gene encoding uncharacterized protein LOC120957508, with product MKVLIAAVSVLALASAQQLIDPSYYNEGLVQYNDWQPIVGPNVVNPYAVPQLLPAQQYPFVQPVPAAQLPPVPVPFPAQYPLPYAGQYPFQLPIQVPQPQVPQVPQQQQLLPGLVVPPYANVQQVGAPQVQVVRHGLPHSDAAAVSYSSLNYGTNNNAQPAALPTPPAVVAAPAPSSGVNSGSAGPVTSGASGATVVKDITTFGTEYGTGADKSPVARYEAINAGSVHVAPLPGHTVDQKLIAPGTTEQKL from the exons ATGAAG GTTCTGATAGCAGCAGTGTCGGTTCTAGCACTTGCCAGTGCTCAGCAGTTGATTGATCCGTCGTACTACAACGAGGGTTTGGTGCAGTACAATGACTGGCAGCCAATTGTTGGTCCGAATGTAGTGAATCCGTACGCCGTTCCGCAGCTTCTACCAGCTCAGCAGTATCCATTTGTCCAGCCCGTACCGGCAGCACAGCTTCCACCAGTTCCTGTGCCATTCCCAGCTCAATATCCGCTACCGTATGCTGGCCAGTATCCTTTCCAGCTCCCGATTCAGGTGCCTCAACCGCAGGTGCCTCAAGTGcctcaacagcaacaactgcTGCCAGGGCTGGTTGTACCTCCGTACGCCAACGTACAGCAGGTCGGTGCTCCTCAAGTGCAGGTCGTACGCCACGGACTTCCACACTCGGATGCGGCAGCCGTTTCCTACTCCTCGCTAAACTACGGTACCAATAACAATGCCCAGCCAGCGGCACTCCCAACGCCACCAGCGGTCGTCGCAGCTCCAGCGCCCTCTAGCGGTGTAAACAGCGGATCGGCTGGCCCAGTAACGTCCGGTGCGAGTGGTGCGACAGTGGTGAAGGACATTACCACCTTCGGCACGGAGTATGGTACTGGGGCGGACAAGTCACCCGTCGCGCGGTACGAAGCCATTAACGCCGGCTCGGTACACGTTGCACCGCTGCCGGGACACACCGTCGACCAGAAGCTGATCGCACCCGGCACCACCGAACAGAAGCTGTAG